The sequence TGTGTTCTGGGCTAGCGAAGATAGTGTAAGGATCATCCAGGGCCTCCAGCATGCCTCGAATCGATCCATAGGTTATCTTCTTGGGATCAAGAGCTGATCGATTGTAGAAGTCCTTTTCGACCAGTTGCCAGACCTCCCAGAACACCTTAAAACCTTCTGGCTCGCGACCAGTAAGGCCTATGATTGCCTCGCTAGGTCTGGTGGCCGCCACCCCGTATTGCCCGTAGGTGTAACCAGCAAAGAAGGCACCGGCCACTACGGCCAATGCCAGCACCACGATCAAGGCCAATTTTGCTATCTTAGGCATATCTTATCCTTAACATCTGACTTTGAGCGTTGATCATTCCCGATGTCAGCGTCTCTCACAGCTGTCATTGTACCATCCTGCAACCAGCACCTGCAAGGTTGCCTTGCCTCTCGGGATATGGTATACTGATGCTAAATATAATGATAATTATATCTATCATAGATAGGAGGATTCTTCGATGACTACCGAGTCCCCAGCCTACCCCACTATCACCGAGGCTATCCAGTTATTCAGGCAATCCATCGCTGGCAAATCTCAGAAGACCATCCAAACCTATACCACCGCCCTCAACCGCCTTCAGGAGTATTTGAATCAGCAAACACCCGATAATTTGCACACCGCCGAACTGCCAGCTGATCTCCTCGAAGATTTCTACCTCTGGTTAATAAAAACTTATGGCCGAGATCAACGTTTCACTGTGGCCACCTATGTGGCCGGTGTGCGGGCCTTCGTTCGCTTCCTGTCTCGTCGCAACCTCTTGCCCGCTGGACTCTCCTTTGAACAGATGAGAGATAACCTACGAGAAGTAATGGGTAAATCTGGTTATAAGACCCCTCGGGTGGACAAGGGGCTTCCACTTCTCGTAGTTTATGTCAACAATTTGCCCGTTCCCGGCAAGCCGCCCAAGCGCCTCGAAATTTTGCGTGACAAGGCCATCGTTAATACCCTCTATTCTACGGGGATGCGCCGTGGTGAAGTCTCTTCGCTAAATCGTGAAGACTTAGATGATGGACGGTCAACGCAGGCCATAATTACAGGTAAGGGACACAAGGAACGTGTCGTCTTCTTCGATAACCCAACCCTAGAAGTTATACGGACCTATCTCGCCGCTCGTAATGACCGTTACTCTCCTCTTTTCATTCGCCACGATAAGGGCCGTGGGAAACCGAAGAAGAATGGCACCAACTTTCGACTCTCGCCTCAATCTATCTGGCAGACAGTCAAACGCTACGCCCATCTTGCAGGCGTTAATGTCAGCACCCACGATTTTCGCCATACTAAGGCTAGTGTTATGTTAAACAAGGGAGCCAAACTCTCCGAGGTTCAAGATATCCTTGGCCACGCCTCACCAGAGACCACCAAGAAGATCTACGCTCACTACGAGATATCCCATCTCAGACAAGCCTTCGACCGTTATAGTATCTCAGCAACCGAACTGGCTGCCGAGATCGAAAAGGGGAGGGGCTAAGATCTTAAGACAGAAAAGTGGCCATCCTCAAATGTCGCTAGCGAACGATATACGGTTTAAAGAGAGGCAATAATCGTGAGGGTAGAAGACCGCTCAGACGGGTGCCTTTCGGAGTGTATTCTTCTTCTGTTACACTCCCCTTTTGATGAAACAAGGAAACAAGGTTCTGAGCATCATAGGGCAACATTATCGTCACCTTCAGCGAGGCTTGCATCAGGAGCATCTCCACCCTCGCTAGCAGCTCAAGTATGCCCCATCCTCGAAGGGACGAGAGAAGCACGACGTTACGTTCCCCCATCTCAAGCCGACTGGCTAGAGGGGAGGCTAGACGCCGCGCCAGGGATATAGATTCTTTCCCTGAGCTATTATCCGCCAGCAGCTTGTCGATCTTGTTCAGAACCAGAATGCTTGGCTTATCAGCCAAGTCAAGCTCAGACAGCAGCGCTTTAACCGTCTCCTTTTGAGCCAGGGCCCTTGATTGCATTATGTCAACAATGTGAATCAAGGCATCAGCGCTATGGAGCTCCTCCAGTGTGGCTCTAAAAGCAGCCACCACTGTTGGCGGCAGCTTTTGGATGAAACCTACCGTATCAGTCAACAATACCTCGCGTCCACTTGGCAAGCGAATGCGCCGCGTCGTTGGGTCAAGGGTAGCAAATAACCGATCCTCAACGAACACCCCAGCATCGGTAAGTGCATTGAGCAAAGTTGACTTGCCAGCATTTGTATACCCCACCAAAGATACTACCGGTAACCCTTCTTGCGACCTCCGCTGACGATACAGAGCCCGGTGCTTCCGTACATCCTCAATCTCCCGTCTCAAGTCACGGATACGCTCCCTAACCCGACGACGATCGACCTCCAACTGTGTCTCGCCCGGACCCCCCCGTGCCCCAATGCCACCCATCTGTCTGGATAGATGGGTCCACCTTCCAGTTAGGCGGGGCAAGAGGTATTGATATTGCGCCAGCTCTACTTGCAAACGCCCTTCATGGGTGCGGGCACGGTGGGCAAAAATGTCGAGAATGAGGCCAGTGTGGTCTATAACCTTGAGACCGAGCGTCTCTTCCAGGTTTCTCTGCTGCGACGGGGAGAGCTCACCATCAAAAATAAGGAAATCGTATTGCAGACGATTCTTCAGAATACGTAGCTCTTCTACCTTGCCCTTGCCTATATAGTAAGTCGGGTTGGGAGCTCGTAACCTCTGTATGGTGCTGCCGACTACTTCGGCACCAGCCGTGATGGCCAACTCCCTCAATTCCTCTATTGAATCGGTTGTTGACCACTGCCCTTGTTCTTCAGCCAGCTCCACACCGACCAGAAAGGCCCTCTCAATCGGTCGGTTAGTCGATGATAGGTCTTGATTCCGGCTAATAGATTATCTACTCCTCCCAATAGCTAACAAATCGCCAGATGATTCCCTTTCAAAATAATCATAGTCCGTTCTGTAAGGCTAGTCAAATAGACCCCGTACCGCTCAGAAAGGCACGGGTAAGGCGGTAAGCTGCGGAAGCCGCCTCGGGTCCTTGCTCAAGCCAGCGAATCTTAGGGTCACTTAGGCGAAACCACATATACTGTTGGCGAGCAAGGCGATGTGTCTGGTACTTAATCATTTTGATGGCCTCATCCAGGCCGATCTCACCCCGCAGGTATGAGCCAATCTGCTTGTAGCCCAGACCACTCATCGCCGGCAGCTCATAGCCATAACTCATTGCTACGAGACGCTTAACCTCCTCGACTAGCCCTCGGGCAATCATTCGGTCGACCCTCGCATCTATACGATGGTATAGTTCCTCCCGCGGCATGGTCAGACCAATCATCAGTACGCGGTAGCGTGATCCATCAGCTCGTTGAAGATGGGAGATGGGCTGTCCGGTCAGATGATACACCTCCAAGGCGCGAATTATGCGTCGCAGGTTCTGTGGATCTATCTTAGCGGCAGCTGCCGGGTCTACTCTTGATAACTCTTGATAGAGTGCTTCAGGGCCACAGGTTCTGGCCTTCTCTTCCAACTCGGCACGCACCTTGGGGTTGGGGGCAACGTGGGGGATCTGCAAACCCTCGACCACTGCCCGGACGTATAGCCCTGTGCCGCCAACCAACAGAGGAACACACCCATGCTTGATGATCCCATCTATACAATGTAAGGCTTCCTCCTGGTACATTGCTAGGGTATAGATCTCATCTGGGTCTACAATGTCAATTAGATGGTGAGGTACACGGGCCTGATCTTCTAAGGTGGGCTTGGCCGTACCAATATCCATGTAGCGGTAGATTTGACGTGAGTCAGCAGAGACTATTTCGGCGTTTAATCCTGGGGCCAGTGATATAGCCAGTTCACTCTTCCCCACACCGGTCGGCCCAACTAAAGCGATCAATTCTGGCCCAGACGTAGCCTGCCCCAGCATCCTCTAGCCTCCCGTCTTTCTCTTGAGACAGCTACAAAATGACCACAGTTATCCTGAGCGAAGTTTCAACGCTGCGGTTATAGCCTGACGCAATCGGTAGGAAGCCTCTCTGACATCCGAGGCACTTACCACGGCTGAAATGACTGCTACCCCATCGGCCCCGGAAATGATCACTTCTAAGACATTATTTGCATTGATGCCCCCGATGGCCACTACCGGTATGCGGACGGCCCGCTTAACCTCTTTGATCAAAGCAGGGCCCGTTGGCTCGCCGGCGTCATCTTTGCTGATCGTAGCGAAGATAGAGCCAACGCTGACGTAATCGGCCCCCTCCCTTTCTGCTTGCAAGGCTTCGGCCACATAGCCAACAGATATTCCGATGAGGCGATCTTCGCCCAGGATTTTCCGGGCCAACCCGGCTGGAAGGTCATCCTGTCCTAGATGCACACCATCGGCCTCCAGGGCCAGGGCTACGTCTGCGCGGTCATTTACGATGAAGAGCATCCCTGCCCGATGGGTAACCTGCCGTATTTCCTGTCCAACCTTTAGTAATTGCCGTGTGGTAAATTCCTTACCACGCAACTGGATGGCCGTAGCACCGCCAGCGATGGCCTCCCGCGCCACCTCCACCAGGCTACGACCACGAGAGAATCTGCTATCTAGTATGACTTGTAATTCTAAACTTCCTCTCATCAACTTAGCAGTGCCTCGAGCATTCTTTCATGGGCTGGGCAAAGATCGTATGGATTTTCCACCTGAGACCGGATAACCTCTTCTTGCCAATGGGCGTTGTATAGCCTACAGCTCTTATCCGTGCAAAAGGGTTCACCCGTCAGCTGGTGCATCAGGGCTTGCAGCACATAGCCCTTCATCACCCTTGTCATTCGCTCATCGTTATAGTCGATGAAACGACCCCGGAAATTACCTTTTAAGCCAACCTCTGCCGCGTCGTACATTCCAAGGGCAGTATATTGTTGCTTAAGGAGATAGTACTCCCTCGGTTTTGCCGGAGCCTCGACGATACCGGTGGTGGAGATAAGCGAGGGCTTATTGTATATACTCACGCGGGCGTGGTAGCGTCGATCGTGCTCGTCCCAGGTGCCGAATAGCTGATTCGTGAACACGATATGCACCTGGTTCAGCGCGCATTCTTCTGGAGGGAGTAATCCTTGCAGTATCCCACTCAAGACGAAACCGTCATAGAGGATCCCAGCAACTCTCTTGTTCTGGTTCTCCAGTCGCCGTCGTTCGTATCCAATCTCACCCTTCAGTGGAACGAAGAGGTCATTTAGAGGAGCACCAAGTTTTCTCACCTTTGCCCTGGCCAATTCCTCGGCCAGGTGAGACATTTTCTCCTCTCTTCCCCTTCTCTCAAGCCGGGCAAGATGGAAGGTAATAAAGTTTTCCCTGACCTCGATTTGGCTCGATGGTAGCTTGTCCTTGATATAGTTAGTGATGCCTCCGAGATCTAGGGTAGGCGTCGCCGCTTCGTCGTAAAGGTAAATGAACAAAGATAGCACGTTATTTATGTCAAGTATTATGCTTGTCCGCCAGGTCGGACTCCGACCTGGCGGACAAAGCCCTCCCTTAAGCGACTGTGATCCCTTCCAGAATACCCATTACTACCTCGGCGGCTCGCTTGCCAGAGAGCAGCATGGCCCCGAAGGTCGGGCCCATACGGGGCAGTCCGTACGTGGTAGACACGGCCATTCCAGCCACCACAAGCCCAGGATGCACCTCTCCGGTATGCTCGACGACCAGATCCTCCGACATTTCTACCCACATAGCCCCAAAACCAACGGTACGAGTGAGCCCACGCTCCTCGAGGCGACGAACCACACAAGCATCATGCCCTGTAGCATCAATGACAACCTTCGCTTCTAGAGCCACCGGATCAACACAGGTGATCTCTCGAGGCAAGGCCGCAATAGGTGTCCAGTTCACGACGACGCCCGCAACACGGTTCCCCTCCCGCAGAACAATATCATCGAAGATGGTCATATTAGCGAACTTCACGCCCGCATCACAGGCCGCCGCAATGAGCTTCGAGCAGGCATGGGGACCGTCAGCTACATACAGACCTTCGACGGCCTCTTCATAGGGCACACCGAGCTCATCGAGCATGGTCTCGGCCGGAGCACGCAGGGTAACTTTGTTCATAAGGTAGCCACCGATCCAGAAGCCGCCCCCTAGGTAGTTGTTTCGTTCAACGATCAACACCTTAAGCCTTCGCGCCGCCAGCTCCTTGCCAGCTACCAAGCCGCTGGGGCCGGCCCCAACAATGATGACATCACTATCAGCGTATTGCTCGAATTGACGGAGAAAGCTACTTACGATGGCCCTGGTGACATCCTTTTCCGCAACCGAATGAAACAATGGCATTTTTCATATCTCCTTTCTAATTTATGGTGCATTTAGCACCTTATTTTCTCCACCCCAAGGGTAGCACTGACCAACTTCATGGCGCAGAACTGTCCGCACATACTACATACCTCCTGATCGTGCAGCCGATGCATTTCTCTTAGATGACGGGGTCTCACTGGGTCGATAGCCAGGGCTATCTGCCGCTCCCAATCAAGCGCTTTACGCGCGCGAGACATCTGGAGATCCCAATCGCTGGCACCTCTCACGCCCTTGACGATATCAGCTGCGTGAGCGGCAATGCGGGCCGCAATAACCCCCTCACGCACATCATCGACATTCGGCAAGCCCAGATGTTCCGCCGGCGTAACGTAACACAAGAAGTCAGCCCCACTGGCCGCGGCGATCGCTCCCCCTATGGCCGCTGTAATATGATCGTAGCCTGGGGCTACATCGGTTACTAGAGGGCCAAGAACGTAGAATGGTGCGCCCTTACAGATGCGCTTCTGCAATTGCACATTTGCCGCAATCTGATCAAGTGGCACATGGCCTGGACCTTCGACCATCGCCTGGACATTCGCCTTTCTGGCTCGCTCAACTAATTCTCCCAAGATGATTAACTCCTGGGTTTGGGCTCGATCCGTAGCATCAGCCAAACAGCCGGGACGAAGTCCGTCCCCCAGGCTAAGGGTAACATCATAGCGATAGGCTATCTCCAACAAGCGATCATACTCTTCAAAGAGGGGATTTTCTCTTTCATGGTAAAGCATCCATCCCACCAGAAAAGCACCACCGCGTGAGACGATATCGGCCACACGCCCCTCGGACTTAAGCCGTCTGATCGTCTCTTGGGTGACACCACAGTGAACCGTTATGAAATCGACGCCATCGCGTGCCTGTCTTTCAATGGTATCAAAGAGGCCATCAACTGTCATCGCGACGATCGTGCCCTGGTCATTGATAGCCTCGATGGCAGCCTGATAGATGGGGACGGTTCCTACCGGCTTATTAAAAAGGCCCAACACACCGCGCCGTGTAGCATCAATATCACCACCCGTGCTCAGATCCATAACAGTATCGGCTCCAGCCTCAGCCGCTGCCCGCACCTTCTCCAGCTCCGGCTCCATCTCGGGGTAATCTGAGGAGGTACCGATATTGGCATTGATCTTTGTTCGTAAGCCCTTGCCGATACCCAGCGGTAGCAAGCCCTTATGATTGACATTGCAAGGGATGACTATCATTCCCTCAGCCATACCCTGTTGGATAACTTCAACAGCAACACCCTCATCCTCAGCCACCATTCGCGTCGCCGCCGTTATCTCTCCCCGCCGTGCCATCTCTATCTGTGTCATAAGCTCCCTCCATACAAAGGCAAGCGCAATATCACTTATCCACCATCGTTCTCTTTGAGCAGCTTCTTTCCAGCCAAAAGAAAATCGCCTTGCCAGACGGGAAGGCGATAATCAGGAACTGTAATCCTTAATTCCGCTTCCCTACGCTGGCATTACCCAGATCAGGTTCTAAGGGTCGGTGGACAGTGCACGCTCTCAGCCGTCAAGCTCCCCTAGCGGTCTCTTCACTTTGTACATAATTATACTAGATTAAATCAACCAAAGCAAATAAAATTGAAATCTTCAAAATGAGTCTCTACTTTATGTTAAAATCAAAAATGTTTTGGGTTAGTCATAACTCATCACTACTAGATATGGACAAGAGTGGCAATGCTTAGCGATACTATTGCTGCTATCTCCACGCCGATCGGGGAATCAGGTATCGGCATTATCCGTATCAGCGGACCCGACGCCCTGCGCATCCTTCGTGACCTATTCGTCCCTAAACGTAGAATTGATATTTTACCGTACCATCTGCGCTATGGCCACATAGTCGATTCAGCCACAAGGGAGACGATCGATGAGGTGCTGGCAATCTACATGCCAGCACCTTACACCTATACCCGTGAGGACATCGTCGAGATCAACTGTCACGGTGGCCCTGTACCACTCCAAAGCATCCTTACGCTGGTACTGCATTGTGGAGCACGCTTAGCCAAGCCTGGCGAATTCACCTTAAGGGCATTCCTCAATGGGCGCATCGACCTGGCTCAATCTGAGTCGGTGATGGATATCGTACGCGCCAAGACGGCTGCTAGCCTACGCGTGGCCGTTGGCCAGCTCGGAGGGCACCTCTCCAAGGAGATTCGGTCGCTTCGTCAACAGATTATGAATCTCCTGGCCTACCTTACGGCCACCATCGACTTCGCCGAGGATGAAATTCCCGAACAGGATGCGGAAACGCCTCTGAAGCAGATTCAACAACGTTTAGAGGAGCTACTTAAGAATGCTGATGTCGGAATGGTCTACCGCCAGGGGGTTCGAACAGTCATCATCGGCCGCCCTAATGTGGGCAAATCGAGTATCTTAAATGCTCTCTTGCGAGAGAGCCGGGCCATCGTCACGCCCATACCAGGTACGACTAGAGACACTTTGGAAGAGGTGATCAATCTACGCGGGCTACCTGTGGTCTTGGTAGATACGGCTGGCCTCACGGCCACTGATGATCTCGTAGAACGTTTGGGGGTAGAGCGCAGTCGCAAAGCCATAGCCCAGGCTGATCTGGTATTACTGATTATAGATGGCAGCGTTCCCCTCCAATCTTACGATCGGGAGATCGTTTCCACCTTGGAAGATAAACCGGCTATCATCGTTCTGAATAAATCAGATTTGCCGCTGGCCATCAATTTGGCCGAGATAGAGGCGCTACTACCTACGTTTCCCAAAGTGCACATTTCGGCGCTAACCGGTCAGGGTTTGGCCGACCTAGAAACAGCGATCATCGAGGCCATCTTTGCTGGTAGAGTAGTGACCTCTGACACCCTCCTCATCAGCAACCCGCGCCACAAAGATGTCCTCTATCGCGTGGAGAGACACTTGTGCGCCGCCCTAGATGGGCTAACAGCAGGGCTACCGGCCGACTTCATCGCTATTGACCTCACGGCAGCAGCTAACGCCCTGGGAGAGATCACCGGCGAAACAGTAACTGATGACCTCCTGGAGACCATTTTCAGCCATTTTTGCATTGGAAAGTAGTTGATATAGCCATCTAACGTTCCTTCGGCCGCTTTGATGATGGATGCTTTCCGCCCAAGAACATATGCCGCATCTGCTCGCCAGGGCTGAGCGTCTCTGCCACACCTGGCCATTCCTCAGATTTACTGCTTTGCCACTTATCGCGTGCCTCTTTTGCCTCTTGAAAGACCATCTCTAGTCTCTCATCACCGCTGGCGATCAACTGGCGCATATCCTCCAATTCGTGAAGGAAGGTCTCCATCCAGCGTAGCAGGCCGTCACGATTCGTCAAGCAGATATCACGGTACATTATGGGATCACCGCTGGCCAGACGTGAGGCATCATGGAAGCCACCGGCCGCCAGACGGCTGATCTCACGCCAAGCCGGACTATGAGCCGTTGTGTTGACTAAAGCGGTGGAGAGGATAAACGGCAGATGACTGATAGCTGCCACGAAGCTGTCGTGCTCAACCGGATCGATGAAATAAGGCTTGGCTCCAATGGCAGAAACCAAGTTGGCCACAAGACTGACGGCCTCGGCAGTCGCCCCAGGGGAGGGAAGCAGACAATAGGTACAGCCGATGAATAGGTCCGGATCTGCCGCGGCTATACCTGAAACTTCCTTGCCAGCCATCGGATGACCACCAACGAAGCTCACTCCTTCCGGTAGCATCTCGTCAGCCCAAGCCAATACTTGCTGTTTTGTGCTAGCCGTATCCGTAACTACACAGCCCCTAGGCAGATAGGTGGCGATATCTCGCAGTGTATCCTTAACGGCCCCCACGGGTGTAGCGATGATGACTAAAGTGGCCTTGGATACAGCCGCAGGAAGGTTCCATTCGGCTTTATCAATGGCTCCTCGCTTGCGCGCTTCAGCAGCCGTACCAGGATCTAAATCATGGCCAATGATTTCATACCCCAACTTAGTTCGTTGTAAAGCCAACCCCAAGGA comes from Chloroflexota bacterium and encodes:
- a CDS encoding tyrosine-type recombinase/integrase; the encoded protein is MTTESPAYPTITEAIQLFRQSIAGKSQKTIQTYTTALNRLQEYLNQQTPDNLHTAELPADLLEDFYLWLIKTYGRDQRFTVATYVAGVRAFVRFLSRRNLLPAGLSFEQMRDNLREVMGKSGYKTPRVDKGLPLLVVYVNNLPVPGKPPKRLEILRDKAIVNTLYSTGMRRGEVSSLNREDLDDGRSTQAIITGKGHKERVVFFDNPTLEVIRTYLAARNDRYSPLFIRHDKGRGKPKKNGTNFRLSPQSIWQTVKRYAHLAGVNVSTHDFRHTKASVMLNKGAKLSEVQDILGHASPETTKKIYAHYEISHLRQAFDRYSISATELAAEIEKGRG
- the hflX gene encoding GTPase HflX, encoding MELAEEQGQWSTTDSIEELRELAITAGAEVVGSTIQRLRAPNPTYYIGKGKVEELRILKNRLQYDFLIFDGELSPSQQRNLEETLGLKVIDHTGLILDIFAHRARTHEGRLQVELAQYQYLLPRLTGRWTHLSRQMGGIGARGGPGETQLEVDRRRVRERIRDLRREIEDVRKHRALYRQRRSQEGLPVVSLVGYTNAGKSTLLNALTDAGVFVEDRLFATLDPTTRRIRLPSGREVLLTDTVGFIQKLPPTVVAAFRATLEELHSADALIHIVDIMQSRALAQKETVKALLSELDLADKPSILVLNKIDKLLADNSSGKESISLARRLASPLASRLEMGERNVVLLSSLRGWGILELLARVEMLLMQASLKVTIMLPYDAQNLVSLFHQKGSVTEEEYTPKGTRLSGLLPSRLLPLFKPYIVR
- the miaA gene encoding tRNA (adenosine(37)-N6)-dimethylallyltransferase MiaA, yielding MLGQATSGPELIALVGPTGVGKSELAISLAPGLNAEIVSADSRQIYRYMDIGTAKPTLEDQARVPHHLIDIVDPDEIYTLAMYQEEALHCIDGIIKHGCVPLLVGGTGLYVRAVVEGLQIPHVAPNPKVRAELEEKARTCGPEALYQELSRVDPAAAAKIDPQNLRRIIRALEVYHLTGQPISHLQRADGSRYRVLMIGLTMPREELYHRIDARVDRMIARGLVEEVKRLVAMSYGYELPAMSGLGYKQIGSYLRGEIGLDEAIKMIKYQTHRLARQQYMWFRLSDPKIRWLEQGPEAASAAYRLTRAFLSGTGSI
- the thiE gene encoding thiamine phosphate synthase yields the protein MRGSLELQVILDSRFSRGRSLVEVAREAIAGGATAIQLRGKEFTTRQLLKVGQEIRQVTHRAGMLFIVNDRADVALALEADGVHLGQDDLPAGLARKILGEDRLIGISVGYVAEALQAEREGADYVSVGSIFATISKDDAGEPTGPALIKEVKRAVRIPVVAIGGINANNVLEVIISGADGVAVISAVVSASDVREASYRLRQAITAALKLRSG
- a CDS encoding sulfide-dependent adenosine diphosphate thiazole synthase, encoding MPLFHSVAEKDVTRAIVSSFLRQFEQYADSDVIIVGAGPSGLVAGKELAARRLKVLIVERNNYLGGGFWIGGYLMNKVTLRAPAETMLDELGVPYEEAVEGLYVADGPHACSKLIAAACDAGVKFANMTIFDDIVLREGNRVAGVVVNWTPIAALPREITCVDPVALEAKVVIDATGHDACVVRRLEERGLTRTVGFGAMWVEMSEDLVVEHTGEVHPGLVVAGMAVSTTYGLPRMGPTFGAMLLSGKRAAEVVMGILEGITVA
- the thiC gene encoding phosphomethylpyrimidine synthase ThiC translates to MTQIEMARRGEITAATRMVAEDEGVAVEVIQQGMAEGMIVIPCNVNHKGLLPLGIGKGLRTKINANIGTSSDYPEMEPELEKVRAAAEAGADTVMDLSTGGDIDATRRGVLGLFNKPVGTVPIYQAAIEAINDQGTIVAMTVDGLFDTIERQARDGVDFITVHCGVTQETIRRLKSEGRVADIVSRGGAFLVGWMLYHERENPLFEEYDRLLEIAYRYDVTLSLGDGLRPGCLADATDRAQTQELIILGELVERARKANVQAMVEGPGHVPLDQIAANVQLQKRICKGAPFYVLGPLVTDVAPGYDHITAAIGGAIAAASGADFLCYVTPAEHLGLPNVDDVREGVIAARIAAHAADIVKGVRGASDWDLQMSRARKALDWERQIALAIDPVRPRHLREMHRLHDQEVCSMCGQFCAMKLVSATLGVEKIRC
- the mnmE gene encoding tRNA uridine-5-carboxymethylaminomethyl(34) synthesis GTPase MnmE encodes the protein MLSDTIAAISTPIGESGIGIIRISGPDALRILRDLFVPKRRIDILPYHLRYGHIVDSATRETIDEVLAIYMPAPYTYTREDIVEINCHGGPVPLQSILTLVLHCGARLAKPGEFTLRAFLNGRIDLAQSESVMDIVRAKTAASLRVAVGQLGGHLSKEIRSLRQQIMNLLAYLTATIDFAEDEIPEQDAETPLKQIQQRLEELLKNADVGMVYRQGVRTVIIGRPNVGKSSILNALLRESRAIVTPIPGTTRDTLEEVINLRGLPVVLVDTAGLTATDDLVERLGVERSRKAIAQADLVLLIIDGSVPLQSYDREIVSTLEDKPAIIVLNKSDLPLAINLAEIEALLPTFPKVHISALTGQGLADLETAIIEAIFAGRVVTSDTLLISNPRHKDVLYRVERHLCAALDGLTAGLPADFIAIDLTAAANALGEITGETVTDDLLETIFSHFCIGK
- a CDS encoding prephenate dehydrogenase/arogenate dehydrogenase family protein; translated protein: MAHITIIGLGLIGGSLGLALQRTKLGYEIIGHDLDPGTAAEARKRGAIDKAEWNLPAAVSKATLVIIATPVGAVKDTLRDIATYLPRGCVVTDTASTKQQVLAWADEMLPEGVSFVGGHPMAGKEVSGIAAADPDLFIGCTYCLLPSPGATAEAVSLVANLVSAIGAKPYFIDPVEHDSFVAAISHLPFILSTALVNTTAHSPAWREISRLAAGGFHDASRLASGDPIMYRDICLTNRDGLLRWMETFLHELEDMRQLIASGDERLEMVFQEAKEARDKWQSSKSEEWPGVAETLSPGEQMRHMFLGGKHPSSKRPKER